From the genome of Malus sylvestris chromosome 6, drMalSylv7.2, whole genome shotgun sequence, one region includes:
- the LOC126625151 gene encoding transcription factor MYC2-like: MEEIISSCSPPNFCQETSSKFQQSLQFIIQNRPEWWVYSIFWQASKDSISDQVSLSWAAGHFQDTRDHLASKRSNRVTNSYQPKFGFNNVGRKKMINREVEALLHDDMVDLDMRLVDTDTEWFYFYTVSLTQSFSASHGNNSDNILGRAFGSGGFVWLAADHEFQFYECERVKEARMHGIQTLVCIATPCGVLELASLDVIKEDWGLVQLSKSLFGSDGNINKTLSQQTNHDGNVIAPILENGLFSAAQKELTRQDRGGINEAAPINLGRSSPESPSDSVDNFTSENTESMTRTKKRGRSSNHGSASRESQLLNHVEAERQRREKLNHRFYVLRSVVPNVSKMDRSSLLADAVAYINQLKSKVEELEAKVQEQPQKPKAGNNASNSLDHHSGQSTSSKVEQRHCSNNNDGNIINSNNNNNNNINSDRGAAAVVEVDVKILGSEAIIHVQCPDQGYPYAKLMNALKGLGLQVYHASISSVKELMIQDVVARLPYGFTGEEALRNGIIKRWCH; the protein is encoded by the exons ATGGAAGAAATCATATCCTCATGTTCTCCACCCAATTTCTGCCAAGAAACCTCCTCCAAATTTCAACAGAGCCTACAGTTCATAATTCAGAATAGGCCTGAGTGGTGGGTGTATTCCATTTTCTGGCAAGCCTCCAAAGACAGCATTAGTGATCAAGTTTCCCTGTCGTGGGCTGCCGGCCATTTCCAGGACACTCGCGATCACTTGGCATCGAAAAGAAGCAACCGAGTGACCAACAGTTACCAACCCAAATTTGGGTTCAATAATGTGGGGAGAAAGAAGATGATTAACCGGGAAGTTGAGGCTCTTTTGCATGATGACATGGTGGATTTGGACATGAGGTTGGTGGATACTGACACCGAGTGGTTTTACTTTTACACCGTTTCTTTAACCCAGTCATTCTCTGCAAGCCACGGTAATAATAGTGACAATATTCTCGGCAGGGCATTTGGTTCTGGTGGGTTTGTTTGGCTTGCAGCTGACCATGAATTTCAATTTTATGAGTGTGAGAGAGTGAAAGAAGCAAGAATGCATGGGATCCAAACTTTGGTTTGCATTGCAACTCCTTGTGGGGTACTTGAACTGGCCTCTTTGGATGTGATCAAAGAAGATTGGGGTCTAGTGCAGTTATCAAAGTCGCTGTTCGGATCAGACGGCAACATCAACAAGACGCTCTCACAGCAGACCAACCATGACGGCAATGTAATTGCTCCTATCCTAGAAAATGGACTGTTTTCAGCAGCTCAAAAGGAACTCACCCGACAAG atCGAGGTGGTATAAACGAAGCTGCACCTATCAATCTAGGACGGTCGTCACCGGAATCACCTTCTGACTCCGTTGACAATTTCACCTCCGAGAATACGGAGAGCATGACTCGGACAAAAAAGCGAGGGAGATCATCAAACCATGGATCTGCAAGTAGAGAATCACAATTGTTGAACCACGTTGAGGCAGAGAGACAGAGGAGGGAGAAGCTCAACCACCGATTCTATGTCCTCCGGTCAGTTGTTCCCAATGTGTCTAAAATGGACAGGTCCTCTTTGCTTGCCGATGCCGTGGCGTACATcaatcaactcaaatcaaaagtAGAGGAATTGGAGGCCAAAGTCCAAGAACAACCACAAAAACCTAAAGCGGGCAATAATGCAAGTAACAGTCTTGACCACCACTCCGGCCAAAGCACCAGCTCCAAAGTCGAACAGCGTCATTGTTCTAATAATAATGATGGTAATATTATTAATagtaataacaataataataataatattaatagtGATAGGGGAGCTGCTGCGGTTGTGGAAGTGGATGTAAAGATTCTGGGGTCAGAAGCCATAATACATGTTCAGTGTCCGGATCAAGGCTACCCATATGCTAAGTTGATGAATGCACTCAAAGGCCTAGGGCTACAAGTTTACCATGCCAGCATCTCGAGCGTGAAAGAGTTGATGATTCAGGATGTTGTGGCCAGACTGCCTTATGGGTTCACTGGTGAGGAGGCATTGAGAAATGGTATTATAAAAAGATGGTGCCATTAG